In Planococcus sp. MB-3u-03, the DNA window GTAAGGTAACACTTACTGGAGGCCCGAACCACGCACGTTGAAAGTGCGGGGATGAGGTGTGGGTAGCGGAGAAATTCCAATCGAACCTGGAGATAGCTGGTTCTCCGAAATAGCTTTAGGGCTAGCCTCAAGATAGAGAATCCTGGAGGTAGAGCACTGTTTGGACTAGGGGCCCATCCGGGTTACCGAATTCAGACAAACTCCGAATGCCAGTGATTTATGCTTGGGAGTCAGACTGCGAGTGATAAGATCCGTAGTCAAGAGGGAAACAGCCCAGACCACCAGCTAAGGTCCCAAATATCCGTTAAGTGGAAAGGATGTGGCGTTGCTCAGACAACCAGGATGTTGGCTTAGAAGCAGCCATCATTTAAAGAGTGCGTATAGCTCACTGGTCGAGTGACACTGCGCCGAAAATGTACCGGGGCTAAACGGATTACCGAAGCTGTGGATGGACATCGTAGATGTCCGTGGTAGGAGAGCGTTCTAAGGGCGTTGAAGTCAGACCGGAAGGACTGGTGGAGCGCTTAGAGTGAGAATGCCGGTATGAGTAACGAAAGACGGGTGAGAATCCCGTCCACCGAATGCCTAAGGTTTCCTGAGGAAGGCTGTCCGCTCAGGTTAGTCGGGACCTAAGTCGAGGCCGATAGGCGTAGACGATGGACAACAGGTTGATATTCCTGTACCACCTCCCCGCCGTTTGAGTAATGGGGACGCAGAAGGATAAGGTGAGCGTGCCGTTGGTTGTGCACGTCCAAGTGTGAGATGAGAAACGAGGCAAATCCGTTTCTATATAACATCAAGCAGTGATGGCAAGAGGTTTACCTCAGAGTCCCTGATTTCACACTGCCAAGAAAAGCCTCTAGCGAGGCGGAGGTGCCCGTACCGCAAACCGACACAGGTAGGCGAGAAGAGAATTCTAAGGTGAGCAGTGAACTCTCGTTAAGGAACTCGGCAAAATGACCCTGCAACTTCGGGAGAAGGGTGTCTGGTAGGGTGAATAGCCCGAGAGCCGCAGTGAATAGGCCCAGGCGACTGTTTAGCAAAACACAGGTCTCTGCAAAACCGAAGGTGACGTATAGGGCTGACGCCTGCCCGGTGCTGGAAGGTTAAGGGAGTGCTTAGCGCAAGCGAAGGTGCGGAACCGAAGCCCCAGTAAACGGCGGCCGTAACTATAACGGTCCTAAGGTAGCGAAATTCCTTGTCGGGTAAGTTCCGACCCGCACGAAAGGCGTAACGATCTGGGCACTGTCTCAACGAGAGACTCGGTGAAATTATAGTACCTGTGAAGATGCAGGTTACCCGCGACAGGACGGAAAGACCCCGTGGAGCTTTACTGTAGCCTGATATTGAATTTTGGTGCAACTTGTACAGGATAGGTAGGAGCCAGAGAACCCGGAGCGCCAGCTTCGGGGAGGCGTCGGTGGGATACTACCCTGGTTGTATTGAACTTCTAACCCACAAGCCTTAGCGGCTTGGGAGACAGTGTCAGGCGGGCAGTTTGACTGGGCGGTCGCCTCCTAAAGGTAACGGAGGCGCTCAAAGGTTCCCTCAGAATGGTTGGAAATCATTCGCAGAGTGTAAAGGCACAAGGGAGCTTGACTGCGAGACGGACAGGTCGAGCAGGGTCGAAAGACGGACTTAGTGATCCGGTGGTTCCGCATGGAAGGGCCATCGCTCAACGGATAAAGCTACCCGGGGATAACGGGCTTATCTCCCAAGAGTCCACATCGACGGGGAGGTTTGGCACCTCGATGTCGGCTCATCGCATCCTGGGGCTGTAGTCGGTCCCAAGGGTTGGGCTGTTCTGCCCATTAAAGCGGTACGCTGAGCTGGGTTCAGAACGTCGTGAGACAGTTCGGTCCCTATCCGTCGCGGGCGCAGGAAATTTGAGAGGAGCTGTCCTTAGTACGAGAGGACTGGATGGACACACCGCTGGTGTACCAGTTGTTCTGCCAAGAGCATCGCTGGGTAGCTATGGTGGCCGGGATAAGTGCTGAAAGCATCTAAGCACGAGCCCCTCAAGATGAGATTTCCATTGCGCAAGCAAGTAAGATCCCTCAAAGACGATGAGGTGATAGGTTCGGGGTGGAAGCGTGGCGACACGTGCAGCTGACGAATACTAATCGATCGAGGACTTAACCAACAAACTGAAACGCAAGTTTCCCAATGTCGATTTATCCAGTTTTGAAAGAATAAGATATTAATTTTAAAATAATACTTGAAAATCGGTATTATTGATATAATAAATCTTGTCTTTCAAATTAATGCAGTCTAGTGATGATGGCAAAGAGGCCACACCGTTCCCATCCCGAACACGGAAGTTAAGCTCTTTGCGCCGATGGTAGTTGGGGTTTCCCCGTGAGAGTAGGACGTCGCTAGTCTGGTTATTATTCCGAAGTAGCTCAGTGGTAGAGCACCGCACTGTTAATGCGATGGTCGTAGGTTCGAGTCCTACCTTCGGAGCCAATTATGGAGAGCTGTCCGAGTGGCCGAAGGAGCATGATTGGAAATCATGTAGGCGGGCAACCGTCTCAAGGGTTCGAAGTCTTGCTCTCCGCCAGTATCTTAAGTTCAAATAAAGGCCCCTTGGTCAAGCGGTTAAGACACCGCCCTTCACGGCGGTAACACGGGTTCGAATCCCGTAGGGGTCACCATTCAATGGAGGATTAGCTCAGCTGGGAGAGCATCTGCCTTACAAGCAGAGGGTCGGCGGTTCGATCCCGTCATCCTCCACCATTTCTTTATGCATATAATATAGAAGGAAAATAAATATTATCGCGGGGTGGAGCAGTTCGGTAGCTCGTTGGGCTCATAACCCAAAGGTCGCAGGTTCAAATCCTGCCCCGCAACCAAATGGTCCCGTGGTGTGGCGGTTAACATGCCTGCCTGTCACGCAGGAGATCGCCGGTTCGATCCCGGTCGGGACCGCCATTTTATTAATTAATATGGGTCAGTAGCTCAGTCGGTGAGCATTAGATTGAAGCTCTAAGTGTCGGCGGTTCGATTCCGTCCTGACCCACCATATTTTTCTCCATGCCAGGAGTAGCTCAACTGGTAGAGCAACTGACTTGTAATCAGTAGGTTGAGGTTCAAGTCCTTTCTCCGGCACCATTAGGTGGGTAGCGAAGTGGCTAAACGCGGCGGACTGTAAATCCGCTCCTTCGGGTTCGGCAGTTCGAATCTGCCCCACCACCAGTTTTAGGGCATAGTTTAACGGTAGAACAGAGGTCTCAAAACCTCCGATGTGGGTTCGATTCCTACTGCCCTGCCATTTTAAAATATTATGTTGGCGGTCGTGGCGAAGTGGTTAACGCACCGGATTGTGATTCCGGCACTCGGGGTTCAATTCCCCTCGTCCGCCCCATGTTTTCTAGAAATTTTAATATCATACATAATAATAGCGTGGCGGTCGTGGCGAAGTGGTTAACGCACCGGATTGTGATTCCGGCATTCGGGGTTCAATTCCCTCGTCCGCCCCAGTATTATTGGGGTATAGCCAAGCGGTAAGGCAACGGGTTTTGATCCCGTCATGCCCTGGTTCGAATCCAGGTACCCCAGCTTTGCGGAAGTAGTTCAGTGGTAGAACGCCACCTTGAGGTGGAGGTCGCGGGTTCGACCCCGTCTTCCGCTCCATTATTTAGGCGGCATAGCCAAGCGGTAAGGCATGGGTCTGCAACACCTTACCACCGGTTCGAGTCCGGTTGCCGCCTCCAAACTATTTTGCCGGCGTGGCGGAATTGGCAGACGCGGGACTCAAAATCCCGTTCCTTCACGGGAGTGTCGGTTCGACCCCGACCGCCGGTATCACATGATCATCCTCTGCCAAGTGTTGAAAGTTTGAAGCTCTGACTCTTAAAGTCAGGGCTTTTCTTTATTCAAGTAAGTAATTATAAGTTCATCATAGCTAGAATTTTAAAAATAATGAATAGCCCTTGCAAAATAATCGGTTTACTAATATAATATAATGTTCCTCAAAGCATTTAGTAAATGCTTATGGATTTGATTTTGCCGGCGTGGCGGAATTGGCAGACCGCGGGACTCAAAATCCCGTTCCTTCACGGGAGTGTCGGTTCGACCCCGACCGCCGGTATCATTTCATTGCTCTGCGCAATGTATTGAAAAGCCCTAACTTCAGTTAGGCTTTTCTTGTCTCATCATGACGGAATTGGCAGACACGCCAGGTTCAGAGGCCAGTGGTGGAAACACAGTGGGTTCGAGTCCCTTCATTCGCGTTTTAGAAAAGGGCAGCTTCCATTGAGGCTGCCCTTTTACTGTATTGGAATATTTAATAGGAACCCGTGGGAGATAGTAGGCTGCGTGTTATAATAAGCAAAATTACGATCTTGGCGGGGGTGGCAAGATGGCTGAAGAACAAGGGTTTGACCAGGAGTTTAAGGCTATACTCGATGATCAGGAAGTCCGCTTAGAAGAAGGCTTGAGCGAAGCTGAAGCTGCTAAGAGGCTAGAGGCTTTGGGAGCTAATGAATTGCCTGAAGGAAAGCGAGAATCTGGAGTTATAAAGTTTTTCAAGCATTTTCACGATGTGCTGATATATGTATTGTTGGCAGCTGCAGTTATTACGGTCGCACTTGGACATTATATTGATACGAGCGTCATTTTAGCTGTAGTCGTAATCAATGCGGCAATTGGCTATATTCAGCAGAATAAAGCTGAGAAAGCACTGGATAGCATACGAGAAATGCTATCGGTCAAAGCGGGAGTATTGCGAGAGGGCAAACGAAAGGATATTCTGGCGACTGATTTGGTGCCAGGAGATCTTGTTTATTTAAGGGCTGGTGATAAAGTGCCCGCAGATATGCGGCTTATAGAAGCATCGAATCTCCAGCTGGAGGAGTCGTCTTTGACTGGTGAGTCGGATGCAGTAAATAAACAGACTGAAAGACTATCGAACGATACGGTGCTTGGCGATCGCTCCAATATGGCATTCGCAGGAACTGCTGTCGCATCCGGATCAGGGTTCGGTGTTGTCATTGCAACTGGAGGAAATACTGAACTCGGAAAAATCAGCAGCGCCATGGAGTCGGTTGAGAAATTGCAGACTCCATTATTAAAACAGACTGCTCAATTCGGAAAATTGATATCAGTGGTTATCGTACTGAGTGCAATCGGCATGTTTTTTATCGGTTATTGGTTCCACGACTACGCCACAGCTGAGTTGTTATTGGCCATTATCGGTTTGACTGTAGCTGCTATTCCAGAAGGCTTGCCTGCGGTTCTATCTATTATTTTAGCTTTGGGTGTCCAGACGATGGCTGGAAAGAATGCCATTGTAAGAAACTTGCCGTCAGTCGAAACTTTAGGAGCCGTGACGGTAATATGCTCAGATAAAACAGGGACTTTGACGAAAAATGAAATGACGGCTACTTCTGTTATTCTGGCAGACGAAGAGATCGATGTTAGTGGGGTCGGTTATTCACCCGAAGGAATGTTAAAGAAAAACGGAGAAGGCATTCGTTTAACGGACCATCCTCGCTTGGCAAAGTTTTTAGCCTGTGTGATAACAGTTAACGATGCTCATTTGGTCAAAGGGAAAAAGGGGAAGTGGTCAATCAGTGGGGGTGCGACGGAAGGCTGCTTGTTGACGCTTGCAGAGAAAGCGGATGTCCCAGTTGAGAAGTTGCCGGTGATTGAGAAGATCCCGTTTGACTCTTCTTACAAATATATGGCTGCTTTGGTGGAAGAGCAGGGAACTAAATGGATCTATGTAAAGGGTGCCCCTGAAAAGCTGTTGGGGATGATACCAAGCGAAGAAAGGAATGAATGGGAGGCGAAGATAGCCTCCCATGCAAAACGCGGAGAACGCCTCTTGGGAGCTGCTGTTAAGCAGGTCGATTATACAGTGGAAGCCATAAGCCACGAAGATATGAAGTGCGGATTTGAGTTTCTGGGCATGGCTGGCATCATTGATCCTCCGCGCGAAGAAGTGATCGATTCAATTGCCCAATGCAAAAAAGCCGGAATTCGCGTCAAGATGATCACTGGAGACCATAAAGACACCGCTGTGGCGATTGGAGCCAAGCTTGGAATCGGCGATGGGGCCAAGGCGCTTGAAGGCAGGGAATTGGATGGCTTAAACGCACAACAGTTGGAAACTGCAGCCATGGAATATGATATTTTCGCGCGTACCAGCCCGACAAATAAATTGCAATTGGTTAAAGCT includes these proteins:
- a CDS encoding cation-transporting P-type ATPase yields the protein MAEEQGFDQEFKAILDDQEVRLEEGLSEAEAAKRLEALGANELPEGKRESGVIKFFKHFHDVLIYVLLAAAVITVALGHYIDTSVILAVVVINAAIGYIQQNKAEKALDSIREMLSVKAGVLREGKRKDILATDLVPGDLVYLRAGDKVPADMRLIEASNLQLEESSLTGESDAVNKQTERLSNDTVLGDRSNMAFAGTAVASGSGFGVVIATGGNTELGKISSAMESVEKLQTPLLKQTAQFGKLISVVIVLSAIGMFFIGYWFHDYATAELLLAIIGLTVAAIPEGLPAVLSIILALGVQTMAGKNAIVRNLPSVETLGAVTVICSDKTGTLTKNEMTATSVILADEEIDVSGVGYSPEGMLKKNGEGIRLTDHPRLAKFLACVITVNDAHLVKGKKGKWSISGGATEGCLLTLAEKADVPVEKLPVIEKIPFDSSYKYMAALVEEQGTKWIYVKGAPEKLLGMIPSEERNEWEAKIASHAKRGERLLGAAVKQVDYTVEAISHEDMKCGFEFLGMAGIIDPPREEVIDSIAQCKKAGIRVKMITGDHKDTAVAIGAKLGIGDGAKALEGRELDGLNAQQLETAAMEYDIFARTSPTNKLQLVKALQAKEQVCAMTGDGVNDAPALKRADIGIAMGIKGTEVSKEAAEMVLVDDNFSTIVNAVKEGRRVYDNLKKTILFILPTNVSEGLLIFISILFGTTIPLTAVQILWVNMITAVTISLAIAFEKLEPGTMERPPRKANSPLLSGYYVFRIAFASAIIGGGILWMNSMLEARDYDQGILQTMTLQALVISQLFYLFNCRSERRFALNRDFFSNKAAFIVSAILILVQLSVTYVPFMNTLLGTEPIGLRYWIWPLLIGVSVFIIVELEKWVVRRMSKDVDLSNK